From a region of the Oncorhynchus keta strain PuntledgeMale-10-30-2019 chromosome 13, Oket_V2, whole genome shotgun sequence genome:
- the LOC118392742 gene encoding uncharacterized protein LOC118392742 isoform X27: MDHFCNFKVSDQEEKQVNIVEKFNRKLNIISDVCEHHGLYNQGATCYLNSVLQVLFMTNDFKEAIDSQVFEQEQQQEPESENKTGVGPQLKKLFEILKTSNAGTEDISSKLGIGNVFEQQDAAQYLEKILSLVNADVSKIFKGQLRHIATCLSPPGHPISDKSRPFWSLPLSMKDSSGFNKTFSVDDCWTEFFRSSTVSGDNKMYCDWCDEKADATIEFQMKDYPEILTLLLKRFQFDYNRMDYVKIDCLVKVPYTLQTARYTYELYAIVDHVGSLRGGHYTSRIKSHKDQKWYVFDDTYVRLLNQQPFMQGFETSRSAYLLMYKKLHAPDLQMNHGTSQDCSLTDPQCQSLLASGEGDVVEKRKEDIARNKGGDHSFVDIEEKREQGCVTETGEDNVEKREQVSVTETGEDNVEKREQGCVTETGEDNVEKREQVSVTETGEDNAGKREQGCVTETGEDNVEKREQVGVTETGEDNVEKREQGGVTETGEDNVEKREQGCVTETGEDNVEKREQVGVTETGEDNVEKREQVSVTETGEDNVEKREQGGVTETGEDNVEKREQGCVTETGEDNVEKREQGCVTETKREQSDMKETGEDNIKNGGVEREGERDVVQASREDPNEPSQSTRSPCSVNTNESRQIDLTLKRKGEDKQEGGDEIKEEKIGREQKEHPGEVKKKKKDSRRGRFNRSPFFV, translated from the exons ATGGATCATTTCTGTAACTTCAAAGTCTCAGATCAAGAAGAGAAACAAGTTAACATAGTAGAGAAGTTCAACAGGAAACTCAACATCATATCAGATGTGTGTG AACACCATGGCCTGTATAATCAAGGAGCAACCTGTTATTTGAACAGTGTGCTGCAGGTCCTCTTCATGACCAATGACTTCAAAGAAGCCATAGACAG CCAAGTGTTTGAACAAGAACAACAACAGGAGCCGGAGTCAGAGAACAAGACTGGAGTTGGTCCTCAGTTGAAAAAGTTGTTTGAGATTTTAAAGACAAGCAATGCTGGCACAGAGGACATCTCATCAAAACTGGGAATTGGAAATG TATTTGAGCAACAAGATGCTGCTCAGTATCTAGAGAAGATTTTAAGCCTGGTCAATGCTGATGTGTCCAAG ATCTTCAAAGGACAATTGAGACACATCGCCACCTGTTTATCTCCACCTGGTCATCCAATTAGTGATAAAAGTCGTCCATTTTGGTCTCTGCCACTCTCGATGAAAGATTCCTCAGGCTTCAACAAAACTTTCAGTGTG GATGATTGCTGGACCGAGTTTTTCAGGTCTTCAACAGTTAGTGGGGACAATAAGATGTACTGTGATTGGTGTGACGAGAAAGCAGATGCAACCATT GAATTTCAGATGAAAGATTACCCAGAGATTCTAACTCTACTCCTCAAGAGGTTTCAGTTTGACTACAATAGGATGGATTATGTCAAAATCGACTGCTTGGTGAAAGTGCCTTACACATTGCAGACAGCG AGGTATACATATGAACTCTATGCCATTGTGGACCACGTGGGAAGTCTAAGAGGTGGACATTACACTTCTAGAATCAAGTCCCACAAAGATCAGAAGTGGTATGTGTTTGATGACACCTACGTTAGACTG CTCAATCAACAGCCATTTATGCAAGGTTTTGAAAC ATCCCGAAGTGCTTACTTGCTTATGTACAAGAAAT TGCATGCACCAGATCTTCAGATGAACCATGGAACCAGCCAAGACTGTTCACTCACTGACCCACAGTGCCAGTCCTTGCTAGCCagtggagaaggagatgtggtagagaaaagaAAGGAGGATATTGCAAGAAATAAAGGAGGGGATCATAGTTTTGTTGATATTGAAGAGAAGAGGGAACAGGGGTgtgtgacagagacaggagaggacaatgTAGAGAAGAGGGAACAGGTGAGtgtaacagagacaggagaggataaTGTAGAGAAGAGGGAACAGGGGTgtgtgacagagacaggagaggacaatgTAGAGAAGAGGGAACAGGTGAGtgtaacagagacaggagaggataaTGCAGGGAAGAGGGAACAGGGGTgtgtgacagagacaggagaagacAATGTAGAGAAGAGGGAACAG GTGGGtgtaacagagacaggagaggacaatgTAGAGAAGAGGGAACAG GGGGgtgtgacagagacaggagaggacaatgTAGAGAAGAGGGAACAGGGGTgtgtgacagagacaggagaggacaatgTAGAGAAGAGGGAACAGGTGGGtgtaacagagacaggagaggacaatgTAGAGAAGAGGGAACAGGTGAGtgtaacagagacaggagaggataaTGTAGAGAAGAGGGAACAGGGGGgtgtgacagagacaggagaggacaatgTAGAGAAGAGGGAACAGGGGTgtgtgacagagacaggagaggataaTGTAGAGAAGAGGGAACAGGGGTGTGtgacagagaccaagagagaacagagtgacatgaaagagacaggggaggataACATAAAAAACGGTGGTGTGGAAAGGGAAGGGGAACGTGATGTTGTGCAAGCGAGCAGAGAGGATCCCAATGAGCCAAGTCAGTCCACACGGTCTCCTTGCTCTGTGAACACAAATGAGAGCAGACAGATAGACTTGACTCTcaaaagaaaaggagaggacaAGCAAGAGGGAGGTGATGAGATAAAAGAGGAAAAGATAGGAAGAGAGCAAAAGGAGCACCCAGGAGAGgttaagaagaagaagaaggacagCAGAAGAGGAAGGTTTAATAGGAGTCCCTTTTTTGTCTAA
- the LOC118392742 gene encoding transcriptional regulator ATRX-like isoform X28, producing MDHFCNFKVSDQEEKQVNIVEKFNRKLNIISDVCEHHGLYNQGATCYLNSVLQVLFMTNDFKEAIDSQVFEQEQQQEPESENKTGVGPQLKKLFEILKTSNAGTEDISSKLGIGNVFEQQDAAQYLEKILSLVNADVSKIFKGQLRHIATCLSPPGHPISDKSRPFWSLPLSMKDSSGFNKTFSVDDCWTEFFRSSTVSGDNKMYCDWCDEKADATIEFQMKDYPEILTLLLKRFQFDYNRMDYVKIDCLVKVPYTLQTARYTYELYAIVDHVGSLRGGHYTSRIKSHKDQKWYVFDDTYVRLLNQQPFMQGFETSRSAYLLMYKKLHAPDLQMNHGTSQDCSLTDPQCQSLLASGEGDVVEKRKEDIARNKGGDHSFVDIEEKREQGCVTETGEDNVEKREQVSVTETGEDNVEKREQGCVTETGEDNVEKREQVSVTETGEDNAGKREQGCVTETGEDNVEKREQVGVTETGEDNAGKREQVCVTETGEDNVEKREQVGVTETGEDNVEKREQVGVTETGEDNVEKREQVSVTETGEDNVEKREQGGVTETGEDNVEKREQGCVTETGEDNVEKREQGCVTETKREQSDMKETGEDNIKNGGVEREGERDVVQASREDPNEPSQSTRSPCSVNTNESRQIDLTLKRKGEDKQEGGDEIKEEKIGREQKEHPGEVKKKKKDSRRGRFNRSPFFV from the exons ATGGATCATTTCTGTAACTTCAAAGTCTCAGATCAAGAAGAGAAACAAGTTAACATAGTAGAGAAGTTCAACAGGAAACTCAACATCATATCAGATGTGTGTG AACACCATGGCCTGTATAATCAAGGAGCAACCTGTTATTTGAACAGTGTGCTGCAGGTCCTCTTCATGACCAATGACTTCAAAGAAGCCATAGACAG CCAAGTGTTTGAACAAGAACAACAACAGGAGCCGGAGTCAGAGAACAAGACTGGAGTTGGTCCTCAGTTGAAAAAGTTGTTTGAGATTTTAAAGACAAGCAATGCTGGCACAGAGGACATCTCATCAAAACTGGGAATTGGAAATG TATTTGAGCAACAAGATGCTGCTCAGTATCTAGAGAAGATTTTAAGCCTGGTCAATGCTGATGTGTCCAAG ATCTTCAAAGGACAATTGAGACACATCGCCACCTGTTTATCTCCACCTGGTCATCCAATTAGTGATAAAAGTCGTCCATTTTGGTCTCTGCCACTCTCGATGAAAGATTCCTCAGGCTTCAACAAAACTTTCAGTGTG GATGATTGCTGGACCGAGTTTTTCAGGTCTTCAACAGTTAGTGGGGACAATAAGATGTACTGTGATTGGTGTGACGAGAAAGCAGATGCAACCATT GAATTTCAGATGAAAGATTACCCAGAGATTCTAACTCTACTCCTCAAGAGGTTTCAGTTTGACTACAATAGGATGGATTATGTCAAAATCGACTGCTTGGTGAAAGTGCCTTACACATTGCAGACAGCG AGGTATACATATGAACTCTATGCCATTGTGGACCACGTGGGAAGTCTAAGAGGTGGACATTACACTTCTAGAATCAAGTCCCACAAAGATCAGAAGTGGTATGTGTTTGATGACACCTACGTTAGACTG CTCAATCAACAGCCATTTATGCAAGGTTTTGAAAC ATCCCGAAGTGCTTACTTGCTTATGTACAAGAAAT TGCATGCACCAGATCTTCAGATGAACCATGGAACCAGCCAAGACTGTTCACTCACTGACCCACAGTGCCAGTCCTTGCTAGCCagtggagaaggagatgtggtagagaaaagaAAGGAGGATATTGCAAGAAATAAAGGAGGGGATCATAGTTTTGTTGATATTGAAGAGAAGAGGGAACAGGGGTgtgtgacagagacaggagaggacaatgTAGAGAAGAGGGAACAGGTGAGtgtaacagagacaggagaggataaTGTAGAGAAGAGGGAACAGGGGTgtgtgacagagacaggagaggacaatgTAGAGAAGAGGGAACAGGTGAGtgtaacagagacaggagaggataaTGCAGGGAAGAGGGAACAGGGGTgtgtgacagagacaggagaagacAATGTAGAGAAGAGGGAACAGGTGGGtgtaacagagacaggagaggataaTGCAGGGAAGAGGGAAcaggtgtgtgtgacagagacaggagaagacAATGTAGAGAAGAGGGAACAG GTGGGtgtaacagagacaggagaggacaatgTAGAGAAGAGGGAACAG GTGGGtgtaacagagacaggagaggacaatgTAGAGAAGAGGGAACAGGTGAGtgtaacagagacaggagaggataaTGTAGAGAAGAGGGAACAGGGGGgtgtgacagagacaggagaggacaatgTAGAGAAGAGGGAACAGGGGTgtgtgacagagacaggagaggataaTGTAGAGAAGAGGGAACAGGGGTGTGtgacagagaccaagagagaacagagtgacatgaaagagacaggggaggataACATAAAAAACGGTGGTGTGGAAAGGGAAGGGGAACGTGATGTTGTGCAAGCGAGCAGAGAGGATCCCAATGAGCCAAGTCAGTCCACACGGTCTCCTTGCTCTGTGAACACAAATGAGAGCAGACAGATAGACTTGACTCTcaaaagaaaaggagaggacaAGCAAGAGGGAGGTGATGAGATAAAAGAGGAAAAGATAGGAAGAGAGCAAAAGGAGCACCCAGGAGAGgttaagaagaagaagaaggacagCAGAAGAGGAAGGTTTAATAGGAGTCCCTTTTTTGTCTAA
- the LOC118392742 gene encoding ubiquitin carboxyl-terminal hydrolase 47-like isoform X47 produces MDHFCNFKVSDQEEKQVNIVEKFNRKLNIISDVCEHHGLYNQGATCYLNSVLQVLFMTNDFKEAIDSQVFEQEQQQEPESENKTGVGPQLKKLFEILKTSNAGTEDISSKLGIGNVFEQQDAAQYLEKILSLVNADVSKIFKGQLRHIATCLSPPGHPISDKSRPFWSLPLSMKDSSGFNKTFSVDDCWTEFFRSSTVSGDNKMYCDWCDEKADATIEFQMKDYPEILTLLLKRFQFDYNRMDYVKIDCLVKVPYTLQTARYTYELYAIVDHVGSLRGGHYTSRIKSHKDQKWYVFDDTYVRLLNQQPFMQGFETSRSAYLLMYKKLHAPDLQMNHGTSQDCSLTDPQCQSLLASGEGDVVEKRKEDIARNKGGDHSFVDIEEKREQGCVTETGEDNVEKREQGCVTETGEDNVEKREQGGVTETGEDNVEKREQGCVTETGEDNVEKREQVGVTETGEDNVEKREQVSVTETGEDNVEKREQGGVTETGEDNVEKREQGCVTETGEDNVEKREQGCVTETKREQSDMKETGEDNIKNGGVEREGERDVVQASREDPNEPSQSTRSPCSVNTNESRQIDLTLKRKGEDKQEGGDEIKEEKIGREQKEHPGEVKKKKKDSRRGRFNRSPFFV; encoded by the exons ATGGATCATTTCTGTAACTTCAAAGTCTCAGATCAAGAAGAGAAACAAGTTAACATAGTAGAGAAGTTCAACAGGAAACTCAACATCATATCAGATGTGTGTG AACACCATGGCCTGTATAATCAAGGAGCAACCTGTTATTTGAACAGTGTGCTGCAGGTCCTCTTCATGACCAATGACTTCAAAGAAGCCATAGACAG CCAAGTGTTTGAACAAGAACAACAACAGGAGCCGGAGTCAGAGAACAAGACTGGAGTTGGTCCTCAGTTGAAAAAGTTGTTTGAGATTTTAAAGACAAGCAATGCTGGCACAGAGGACATCTCATCAAAACTGGGAATTGGAAATG TATTTGAGCAACAAGATGCTGCTCAGTATCTAGAGAAGATTTTAAGCCTGGTCAATGCTGATGTGTCCAAG ATCTTCAAAGGACAATTGAGACACATCGCCACCTGTTTATCTCCACCTGGTCATCCAATTAGTGATAAAAGTCGTCCATTTTGGTCTCTGCCACTCTCGATGAAAGATTCCTCAGGCTTCAACAAAACTTTCAGTGTG GATGATTGCTGGACCGAGTTTTTCAGGTCTTCAACAGTTAGTGGGGACAATAAGATGTACTGTGATTGGTGTGACGAGAAAGCAGATGCAACCATT GAATTTCAGATGAAAGATTACCCAGAGATTCTAACTCTACTCCTCAAGAGGTTTCAGTTTGACTACAATAGGATGGATTATGTCAAAATCGACTGCTTGGTGAAAGTGCCTTACACATTGCAGACAGCG AGGTATACATATGAACTCTATGCCATTGTGGACCACGTGGGAAGTCTAAGAGGTGGACATTACACTTCTAGAATCAAGTCCCACAAAGATCAGAAGTGGTATGTGTTTGATGACACCTACGTTAGACTG CTCAATCAACAGCCATTTATGCAAGGTTTTGAAAC ATCCCGAAGTGCTTACTTGCTTATGTACAAGAAAT TGCATGCACCAGATCTTCAGATGAACCATGGAACCAGCCAAGACTGTTCACTCACTGACCCACAGTGCCAGTCCTTGCTAGCCagtggagaaggagatgtggtagagaaaagaAAGGAGGATATTGCAAGAAATAAAGGAGGGGATCATAGTTTTGTTGATATTGAAGAGAAGAGGGAACAGGGGTgtgtgacagagacaggagaggacaatgTAGAGAAGAGGGAACAG GGGTgtgtgacagagacaggagaggacaatgTAGAGAAGAGGGAACAG GGGGgtgtgacagagacaggagaggacaatgTAGAGAAGAGGGAACAGGGGTgtgtgacagagacaggagaggacaatgTAGAGAAGAGGGAACAGGTGGGtgtaacagagacaggagaggacaatgTAGAGAAGAGGGAACAGGTGAGtgtaacagagacaggagaggataaTGTAGAGAAGAGGGAACAGGGGGgtgtgacagagacaggagaggacaatgTAGAGAAGAGGGAACAGGGGTgtgtgacagagacaggagaggataaTGTAGAGAAGAGGGAACAGGGGTGTGtgacagagaccaagagagaacagagtgacatgaaagagacaggggaggataACATAAAAAACGGTGGTGTGGAAAGGGAAGGGGAACGTGATGTTGTGCAAGCGAGCAGAGAGGATCCCAATGAGCCAAGTCAGTCCACACGGTCTCCTTGCTCTGTGAACACAAATGAGAGCAGACAGATAGACTTGACTCTcaaaagaaaaggagaggacaAGCAAGAGGGAGGTGATGAGATAAAAGAGGAAAAGATAGGAAGAGAGCAAAAGGAGCACCCAGGAGAGgttaagaagaagaagaaggacagCAGAAGAGGAAGGTTTAATAGGAGTCCCTTTTTTGTCTAA
- the LOC118392742 gene encoding uncharacterized protein LOC118392742 isoform X18 has product MDHFCNFKVSDQEEKQVNIVEKFNRKLNIISDVCEHHGLYNQGATCYLNSVLQVLFMTNDFKEAIDSQVFEQEQQQEPESENKTGVGPQLKKLFEILKTSNAGTEDISSKLGIGNVFEQQDAAQYLEKILSLVNADVSKIFKGQLRHIATCLSPPGHPISDKSRPFWSLPLSMKDSSGFNKTFSVDDCWTEFFRSSTVSGDNKMYCDWCDEKADATIEFQMKDYPEILTLLLKRFQFDYNRMDYVKIDCLVKVPYTLQTARYTYELYAIVDHVGSLRGGHYTSRIKSHKDQKWYVFDDTYVRLLNQQPFMQGFETSRSAYLLMYKKLHAPDLQMNHGTSQDCSLTDPQCQSLLASGEGDVVEKRKEDIARNKGGDHSFVDIEEKREQGCVTETGEDNVEKREQVSVTETGEDNVEKREQGCVTETGEDNVEKREQVGVTETGEDNVEKREQGCVTETGEDNVEKREQVGVTETGEDNVEKREQVSVTETGEDNVEKREQGGVTETGEDNVEKREQGCVTETGEDNVEKREQVGVTETGEDNVEKREQVSVTETGEDNVEKREQGGVTETGEDNVEKREQGCVTETGEDNVEKREQGCVTETKREQSDMKETGEDNIKNGGVEREGERDVVQASREDPNEPSQSTRSPCSVNTNESRQIDLTLKRKGEDKQEGGDEIKEEKIGREQKEHPGEVKKKKKDSRRGRFNRSPFFV; this is encoded by the exons ATGGATCATTTCTGTAACTTCAAAGTCTCAGATCAAGAAGAGAAACAAGTTAACATAGTAGAGAAGTTCAACAGGAAACTCAACATCATATCAGATGTGTGTG AACACCATGGCCTGTATAATCAAGGAGCAACCTGTTATTTGAACAGTGTGCTGCAGGTCCTCTTCATGACCAATGACTTCAAAGAAGCCATAGACAG CCAAGTGTTTGAACAAGAACAACAACAGGAGCCGGAGTCAGAGAACAAGACTGGAGTTGGTCCTCAGTTGAAAAAGTTGTTTGAGATTTTAAAGACAAGCAATGCTGGCACAGAGGACATCTCATCAAAACTGGGAATTGGAAATG TATTTGAGCAACAAGATGCTGCTCAGTATCTAGAGAAGATTTTAAGCCTGGTCAATGCTGATGTGTCCAAG ATCTTCAAAGGACAATTGAGACACATCGCCACCTGTTTATCTCCACCTGGTCATCCAATTAGTGATAAAAGTCGTCCATTTTGGTCTCTGCCACTCTCGATGAAAGATTCCTCAGGCTTCAACAAAACTTTCAGTGTG GATGATTGCTGGACCGAGTTTTTCAGGTCTTCAACAGTTAGTGGGGACAATAAGATGTACTGTGATTGGTGTGACGAGAAAGCAGATGCAACCATT GAATTTCAGATGAAAGATTACCCAGAGATTCTAACTCTACTCCTCAAGAGGTTTCAGTTTGACTACAATAGGATGGATTATGTCAAAATCGACTGCTTGGTGAAAGTGCCTTACACATTGCAGACAGCG AGGTATACATATGAACTCTATGCCATTGTGGACCACGTGGGAAGTCTAAGAGGTGGACATTACACTTCTAGAATCAAGTCCCACAAAGATCAGAAGTGGTATGTGTTTGATGACACCTACGTTAGACTG CTCAATCAACAGCCATTTATGCAAGGTTTTGAAAC ATCCCGAAGTGCTTACTTGCTTATGTACAAGAAAT TGCATGCACCAGATCTTCAGATGAACCATGGAACCAGCCAAGACTGTTCACTCACTGACCCACAGTGCCAGTCCTTGCTAGCCagtggagaaggagatgtggtagagaaaagaAAGGAGGATATTGCAAGAAATAAAGGAGGGGATCATAGTTTTGTTGATATTGAAGAGAAGAGGGAACAGGGGTgtgtgacagagacaggagaggacaatgTAGAGAAGAGGGAACAGGTGAGtgtaacagagacaggagaggataaTGTAGAGAAGAGGGAACAGGGGTgtgtgacagagacaggagaggacaatgTAGAGAAGAGGGAACAG GTGGGtgtaacagagacaggagaggataaTGTAGAGAAGAGGGAACAGGGGTgtgtgacagagacaggagaggacaatgTAGAGAAGAGGGAACAGGTGGGtgtaacagagacaggagaggacaatgTAGAGAAGAGGGAACAGGTGAGtgtaacagagacaggagaggataaTGTAGAGAAGAGGGAACAGGGGGgtgtgacagagacaggagaggacaatgTAGAGAAGAGGGAACAGGGGTgtgtgacagagacaggagaggacaatgTAGAGAAGAGGGAACAGGTGGGtgtaacagagacaggagaggacaatgTAGAGAAGAGGGAACAGGTGAGtgtaacagagacaggagaggataaTGTAGAGAAGAGGGAACAGGGGGgtgtgacagagacaggagaggacaatgTAGAGAAGAGGGAACAGGGGTgtgtgacagagacaggagaggataaTGTAGAGAAGAGGGAACAGGGGTGTGtgacagagaccaagagagaacagagtgacatgaaagagacaggggaggataACATAAAAAACGGTGGTGTGGAAAGGGAAGGGGAACGTGATGTTGTGCAAGCGAGCAGAGAGGATCCCAATGAGCCAAGTCAGTCCACACGGTCTCCTTGCTCTGTGAACACAAATGAGAGCAGACAGATAGACTTGACTCTcaaaagaaaaggagaggacaAGCAAGAGGGAGGTGATGAGATAAAAGAGGAAAAGATAGGAAGAGAGCAAAAGGAGCACCCAGGAGAGgttaagaagaagaagaaggacagCAGAAGAGGAAGGTTTAATAGGAGTCCCTTTTTTGTCTAA
- the LOC118392742 gene encoding uncharacterized protein LOC118392742 isoform X41 codes for MDHFCNFKVSDQEEKQVNIVEKFNRKLNIISDVCEHHGLYNQGATCYLNSVLQVLFMTNDFKEAIDSQVFEQEQQQEPESENKTGVGPQLKKLFEILKTSNAGTEDISSKLGIGNVFEQQDAAQYLEKILSLVNADVSKIFKGQLRHIATCLSPPGHPISDKSRPFWSLPLSMKDSSGFNKTFSVDDCWTEFFRSSTVSGDNKMYCDWCDEKADATIEFQMKDYPEILTLLLKRFQFDYNRMDYVKIDCLVKVPYTLQTARYTYELYAIVDHVGSLRGGHYTSRIKSHKDQKWYVFDDTYVRLLNQQPFMQGFETSRSAYLLMYKKLHAPDLQMNHGTSQDCSLTDPQCQSLLASGEGDVVEKRKEDIARNKGGDHSFVDIEEKREQGCVTETGEDNVEKREQGCVTETGEDNVEKREQVSVTETGEDNVEKREQGGVTETGEDNVEKREQGCVTETGEDNVEKREQVGVTETGEDNVEKREQVSVTETGEDNVEKREQGGVTETGEDNVEKREQGCVTETGEDNVEKREQGCVTETKREQSDMKETGEDNIKNGGVEREGERDVVQASREDPNEPSQSTRSPCSVNTNESRQIDLTLKRKGEDKQEGGDEIKEEKIGREQKEHPGEVKKKKKDSRRGRFNRSPFFV; via the exons ATGGATCATTTCTGTAACTTCAAAGTCTCAGATCAAGAAGAGAAACAAGTTAACATAGTAGAGAAGTTCAACAGGAAACTCAACATCATATCAGATGTGTGTG AACACCATGGCCTGTATAATCAAGGAGCAACCTGTTATTTGAACAGTGTGCTGCAGGTCCTCTTCATGACCAATGACTTCAAAGAAGCCATAGACAG CCAAGTGTTTGAACAAGAACAACAACAGGAGCCGGAGTCAGAGAACAAGACTGGAGTTGGTCCTCAGTTGAAAAAGTTGTTTGAGATTTTAAAGACAAGCAATGCTGGCACAGAGGACATCTCATCAAAACTGGGAATTGGAAATG TATTTGAGCAACAAGATGCTGCTCAGTATCTAGAGAAGATTTTAAGCCTGGTCAATGCTGATGTGTCCAAG ATCTTCAAAGGACAATTGAGACACATCGCCACCTGTTTATCTCCACCTGGTCATCCAATTAGTGATAAAAGTCGTCCATTTTGGTCTCTGCCACTCTCGATGAAAGATTCCTCAGGCTTCAACAAAACTTTCAGTGTG GATGATTGCTGGACCGAGTTTTTCAGGTCTTCAACAGTTAGTGGGGACAATAAGATGTACTGTGATTGGTGTGACGAGAAAGCAGATGCAACCATT GAATTTCAGATGAAAGATTACCCAGAGATTCTAACTCTACTCCTCAAGAGGTTTCAGTTTGACTACAATAGGATGGATTATGTCAAAATCGACTGCTTGGTGAAAGTGCCTTACACATTGCAGACAGCG AGGTATACATATGAACTCTATGCCATTGTGGACCACGTGGGAAGTCTAAGAGGTGGACATTACACTTCTAGAATCAAGTCCCACAAAGATCAGAAGTGGTATGTGTTTGATGACACCTACGTTAGACTG CTCAATCAACAGCCATTTATGCAAGGTTTTGAAAC ATCCCGAAGTGCTTACTTGCTTATGTACAAGAAAT TGCATGCACCAGATCTTCAGATGAACCATGGAACCAGCCAAGACTGTTCACTCACTGACCCACAGTGCCAGTCCTTGCTAGCCagtggagaaggagatgtggtagagaaaagaAAGGAGGATATTGCAAGAAATAAAGGAGGGGATCATAGTTTTGTTGATATTGAAGAGAAGAGGGAACAGGGGTgtgtgacagagacaggagaggacaatgTAGAGAAGAGGGAACAG GGGTgtgtgacagagacaggagaggacaatgTAGAGAAGAGGGAACAG GTGAGtgtaacagagacaggagaggataaTGTAGAGAAGAGGGAACAGGGGGgtgtgacagagacaggagaggacaatgTAGAGAAGAGGGAACAGGGGTgtgtgacagagacaggagaggacaatgTAGAGAAGAGGGAACAGGTGGGtgtaacagagacaggagaggacaatgTAGAGAAGAGGGAACAGGTGAGtgtaacagagacaggagaggataaTGTAGAGAAGAGGGAACAGGGGGgtgtgacagagacaggagaggacaatgTAGAGAAGAGGGAACAGGGGTgtgtgacagagacaggagaggataaTGTAGAGAAGAGGGAACAGGGGTGTGtgacagagaccaagagagaacagagtgacatgaaagagacaggggaggataACATAAAAAACGGTGGTGTGGAAAGGGAAGGGGAACGTGATGTTGTGCAAGCGAGCAGAGAGGATCCCAATGAGCCAAGTCAGTCCACACGGTCTCCTTGCTCTGTGAACACAAATGAGAGCAGACAGATAGACTTGACTCTcaaaagaaaaggagaggacaAGCAAGAGGGAGGTGATGAGATAAAAGAGGAAAAGATAGGAAGAGAGCAAAAGGAGCACCCAGGAGAGgttaagaagaagaagaaggacagCAGAAGAGGAAGGTTTAATAGGAGTCCCTTTTTTGTCTAA